The following coding sequences are from one Fibrobacter sp. UWT2 window:
- a CDS encoding TIGR03915 family putative DNA repair protein: MLSISYDSTFDGFLSVVFEIYRQHLEVGEIHGDRSTSPCNLFMQPFRIETCEEEAARLKRAIENYASADILELLHVAFRSEEEGIEMKILAYLRKVFDGKDPKYAKNPTSDEMLPLFMTARAVRHEAGGMLGLVRFSKTSDGTYFAEIEPKYDILDLIVGHFRGRFANEKWAIYDSKRGFGVYYAGHELAEITIPNMDAVSKATPPDEMVRLWQDYYQSIAIKERENPKLLKRCLPVYYWKHLPERQFSRC; this comes from the coding sequence ATGCTTTCCATTTCTTACGATTCAACCTTCGATGGCTTCTTGAGTGTCGTATTCGAGATTTACCGCCAGCACCTAGAAGTGGGCGAGATTCATGGCGACCGCAGTACATCGCCTTGCAACCTCTTTATGCAGCCATTTCGCATCGAAACCTGCGAAGAAGAGGCGGCAAGACTCAAGCGGGCTATCGAAAATTACGCCAGCGCCGATATCCTGGAACTTTTGCATGTAGCTTTCCGCTCCGAAGAAGAGGGCATCGAGATGAAGATTCTTGCCTATCTACGCAAAGTTTTTGACGGCAAGGATCCAAAATACGCCAAGAACCCGACCTCCGACGAAATGCTCCCGCTGTTCATGACTGCACGTGCCGTGCGTCACGAAGCTGGCGGAATGCTCGGACTTGTTCGCTTCAGCAAGACATCTGACGGCACGTATTTCGCCGAAATCGAGCCCAAATACGACATTCTAGATCTGATTGTGGGGCATTTCCGCGGGCGGTTTGCTAACGAAAAGTGGGCGATTTACGATTCCAAACGCGGTTTTGGAGTGTATTACGCAGGCCATGAGCTAGCAGAAATTACCATTCCGAACATGGATGCCGTCTCCAAAGCCACTCCGCCCGACGAAATGGTTCGCCTCTGGCAAGATTACTACCAGTCCATCGCCATCAAGGAACGCGAAAATCCAAAACTCTTAAAGCGTTGCCTACCCGTGTACTACTGGAAACACCTGCCCGAAAGGCAATTTTCCCGCTGTTGA